The proteins below are encoded in one region of uncultured Eubacteriales bacterium:
- the yugH gene encoding putative aminotransferase YugH (Evidence 3 : Function proposed based on presence of conserved amino acid motif, structural feature or limited homology) codes for MNYEHILSEKIQSVQPSGIRKFFDILEEMKDAISLGVGEPDFVTPWHIRDAGIYSLEKGKTRYTSNAGLAELRREIAAYQARRFDLHYDFASQIIVTVGGSEGIDLALRCLLNPGDEVIIPVPSFVCYGPLATMAGGTPILVETKAEDSFRLTAAQLRGAITPRTKALVLPFPNNPTGAVMRREDLEAIAEVLRGTDIMVLSDEIYAELTYDMHHTSIANIPDMYERTILVGGFSKSHAMTGWRMGYLCAPAPVIKQLLKLHQFGIMSAPTTSQHAAIEAMRNGDRDIEKMRDEYDGRRRYLVEGLIRIGLKCYEPKGAFYVFPDITSTGLSSDEFCERFLLEEKVAVISGSAFGTGGEGFIRCCYATSMKDIAEALTRMDNFLTNLRKKQGRGED; via the coding sequence ATGAATTACGAGCATATACTGTCGGAGAAGATACAGAGCGTACAGCCCTCCGGTATTCGTAAATTTTTTGACATATTAGAGGAGATGAAGGACGCCATCTCCCTGGGTGTGGGCGAGCCCGATTTCGTCACTCCCTGGCACATCCGGGACGCGGGCATTTACTCCCTGGAGAAGGGGAAAACCCGCTATACCTCCAACGCCGGTCTTGCGGAGCTGCGCCGGGAGATCGCGGCCTATCAGGCCCGCCGGTTTGACCTGCACTACGACTTTGCGAGTCAGATCATCGTTACAGTGGGCGGGAGCGAGGGCATCGACCTTGCGCTCCGCTGCCTTCTCAACCCCGGCGACGAGGTCATCATTCCGGTGCCTTCCTTTGTGTGCTACGGGCCCCTTGCAACCATGGCCGGGGGCACCCCCATTCTGGTAGAGACCAAGGCAGAGGACTCCTTCCGCCTCACCGCCGCGCAGCTGCGCGGCGCCATCACCCCCCGCACAAAGGCGCTGGTACTCCCCTTTCCCAACAACCCCACCGGGGCCGTCATGCGCCGGGAGGATCTGGAGGCCATCGCCGAGGTCCTGCGGGGGACCGACATCATGGTCCTCTCCGATGAGATCTACGCCGAGCTTACCTATGATATGCACCACACCTCCATCGCCAATATCCCCGATATGTACGAGCGCACCATTTTGGTGGGCGGTTTTTCCAAGAGTCACGCCATGACGGGCTGGCGTATGGGCTACCTCTGCGCGCCCGCGCCGGTGATCAAGCAGCTCCTCAAGCTGCACCAGTTCGGTATCATGTCAGCCCCCACCACCAGCCAGCACGCGGCCATTGAGGCCATGCGCAACGGCGACCGGGACATCGAGAAGATGCGCGACGAGTACGACGGCCGCCGCAGATACCTGGTGGAGGGCCTCATCCGCATCGGGCTGAAGTGCTACGAGCCCAAGGGGGCCTTCTACGTATTCCCCGACATCACGTCCACCGGCCTCTCCTCCGACGAGTTCTGTGAGCGGTTCCTCCTGGAGGAAAAGGTGGCCGTTATCAGCGGCAGCGCCTTCGGTACCGGGGGGGAGGGGTTTATCCGCTGCTGCTATGCCACCAGCATGAAGGACATCGCCGAGGCCCTGACGCGGATGGACAAC
- the yugG gene encoding Uncharacterized HTH-type transcriptional regulator YugG encodes MTKLLKLLEEDCTLTHEQLAAMADMPVEEVARAIKQYEEDKVILGYKAIVDWNSTNREDVTALIEVKVTPQREEGFDRVAERIYQYEEVESLYLMSGAFDFTVIISGRSLREVATFVSDRLAPLEGVTATATHFILKKYKEKHLIFEKQAPGEREFIFV; translated from the coding sequence ATGACAAAACTATTGAAATTACTGGAAGAGGACTGCACGCTCACCCATGAGCAGCTGGCGGCAATGGCCGACATGCCGGTGGAGGAGGTCGCACGAGCTATTAAGCAGTACGAGGAGGACAAGGTCATCCTCGGGTACAAGGCAATCGTGGACTGGAACAGCACCAACCGGGAGGACGTGACGGCACTCATCGAGGTCAAGGTCACCCCTCAGCGGGAAGAGGGGTTCGACCGGGTGGCCGAGCGCATCTACCAGTATGAGGAGGTGGAATCCCTCTACCTCATGTCGGGCGCCTTCGACTTCACTGTCATCATCTCCGGCCGCAGCCTGCGGGAGGTGGCTACCTTTGTAAGTGACCGCCTTGCCCCTCTGGAGGGGGTCACCGCCACCGCCACCCATTTCATCCTTAAAAAATATAAAGAGAAGCACCTGATCTTTGAAAAGCAGGCGCCGGGAGAAAGGGAGTTCATTTTCGTATGA
- a CDS encoding conserved hypothetical protein (Evidence 4 : Homologs of previously reported genes of unknown function), with amino-acid sequence MEYVDLVGRIVAAEETAQEIAREAQEKQASLDSDLKRDVEQLHEDCFARAKRRVALVEETERSAAQDSMAEWDAKLSRAMAEVEHAYAKGKDAWVDLLFHKIVGD; translated from the coding sequence ATGGAATATGTCGACTTGGTCGGCAGAATCGTAGCGGCGGAGGAGACCGCCCAGGAGATCGCACGCGAGGCGCAGGAGAAACAGGCCAGTCTGGACAGCGACCTCAAGCGGGACGTGGAACAGCTCCATGAGGACTGCTTTGCCCGGGCCAAGCGCCGGGTCGCTCTGGTGGAGGAGACTGAGCGCTCCGCCGCCCAGGACAGTATGGCCGAATGGGACGCCAAGCTCTCCCGTGCCATGGCTGAGGTGGAACACGCCTACGCCAAGGGCAAGGACGCCTGGGTGGACCTGCTCTTCCACAAGATTGTGGGAGACTGA
- a CDS encoding putative ATP synthase, subunit C (Evidence 3 : Function proposed based on presence of conserved amino acid motif, structural feature or limited homology) → MITSYMNYGALSAKVRAMYGKRLRAADFEHMASLIDPQDVLEYLRTQPGWTAAVTALSADRGYVGRVELEEALRRQISHDYAGLAHFVPKIDKVVVSFPVRLAELSEIMTALRRIKSGVGKEPPETERESALKIDRAAMRACTDYTGLVNAAKGSIYYAPLTLLRPDQSGGLPDYPMAEAVLQSAYFSHLYKAVHQSYAGETKRVLLRAFGEQVDLLNLIHLLRIKTYFPGEVEFLSTLFPFSYKLGADKMKALSSSANVEDVFSLLADTPYAKAFEDLPHTAAAVEGYYRRALYQFNKRQLTAGEPSVYTAVAYLNLKELELQALVNLIECVKYGVPYDDAFSRLTGG, encoded by the coding sequence ATGATTACCAGCTACATGAACTACGGCGCACTCTCGGCCAAGGTGCGCGCCATGTACGGCAAACGGCTGCGTGCCGCGGACTTTGAGCACATGGCCTCCCTAATCGACCCACAGGACGTGCTGGAGTACCTGCGTACCCAGCCCGGCTGGACCGCCGCCGTCACCGCCCTCTCGGCGGACCGAGGCTACGTGGGCCGGGTGGAGCTGGAAGAGGCCCTGCGCCGCCAGATCAGCCACGACTACGCGGGGCTCGCCCACTTCGTCCCCAAGATCGACAAGGTCGTCGTATCCTTCCCCGTGCGCCTGGCGGAGCTCTCCGAGATCATGACTGCTCTGCGCCGTATCAAGTCGGGCGTTGGGAAGGAGCCCCCTGAAACCGAGCGAGAATCCGCACTGAAGATCGACCGCGCCGCCATGCGCGCCTGCACCGATTATACCGGGCTGGTTAACGCGGCCAAGGGCAGCATCTACTATGCCCCCCTTACCCTTCTCCGGCCCGACCAGTCCGGCGGTCTGCCTGACTACCCTATGGCCGAGGCCGTCCTCCAGAGCGCTTATTTCTCCCACCTCTACAAGGCCGTGCATCAGAGCTATGCGGGGGAAACCAAGCGAGTCCTCCTTCGGGCCTTCGGTGAGCAGGTGGACCTTTTGAACCTGATCCACCTTTTGCGCATTAAGACCTATTTCCCCGGTGAGGTAGAATTTCTCTCCACCCTCTTCCCCTTCAGCTACAAACTGGGAGCGGACAAGATGAAGGCCCTTTCTTCCTCCGCCAATGTAGAGGATGTCTTTTCCCTCCTGGCGGACACGCCCTACGCCAAGGCTTTTGAAGACCTGCCACATACCGCCGCAGCCGTGGAGGGATATTACCGCCGGGCCCTCTACCAGTTCAACAAGCGCCAGCTCACAGCTGGGGAGCCCTCGGTATACACCGCCGTGGCCTACCTCAACTTAAAAGAGCTGGAGCTCCAGGCCCTGGTCAACCTCATTGAGTGCGTGAAGTACGGCGTTCCCTACGATGACGCCTTCTCCCGTCTGACCGGCGGCTGA
- a CDS encoding V-type ATPase 116kDa subunit family protein, giving the protein MSVIPMKLFTIAGPLTQFDVVVRSCIVNQEFHPENAMQFMKGIRGLRPFDPSNPYTALLRRAEQVADQVGIPLEYSSFGDEERTPQALGEYFDTLEQQVRDLTARRERQLQTASNYRNYVSQLENLKGVTSNLESLWHMDWSRFRYGYLPRETYDSFHHSLEDADDFLFFPTNVENKVVYAVYFTTKAQHDKVDRLFNSLHFSRIHVDAQAHGSADEAMADMARMAGEAETDADEAERTLQALRSAEHDKLLSSYSYLRYTNDSYDLRRFAAHSKETFYLMGWVPETAADTVKRRLADFPELSCVVDNATDAPGAKPPTKLKNSFLGRTFQPFLEMYGLPAYNELDPSIFMALTYCLFFGVMFGDVGQGLCLALIGIVLAKWKKMWLGNIIACCGLAGAVFGCVYGSVFGLEELLPGFKILAEAEHYAIPGVSNVLVLLVASIAVGVVMLAFVMLLNVINGVRQHNFEKIFFGQNGLAGMVFYIGLIVAALCTLFFGVNLFVPAYVLPVLVLPLALILLKEPLSLMLEGSDEWKEIKIGALLSTGFFELFETLLSYLTNTLSFMRVGAYAITHVGLMLVVQMLAGMAGGMGSVGGIIAMVAGNIFVMGFEGLLVGIQVLRLEFYELFGRFYDDGGIPFVPKVIDYTTRAA; this is encoded by the coding sequence GTGTCAGTCATCCCGATGAAACTATTCACCATCGCGGGGCCTCTGACCCAATTCGACGTCGTCGTCCGCTCCTGTATCGTCAACCAGGAGTTCCACCCGGAGAACGCCATGCAGTTCATGAAGGGAATTCGCGGCCTGCGCCCCTTCGACCCCTCCAACCCCTACACAGCCCTCCTCCGCAGAGCTGAGCAGGTGGCTGACCAGGTGGGGATTCCGCTGGAGTATTCCTCCTTTGGCGATGAAGAGCGCACTCCCCAGGCGTTGGGCGAGTATTTCGATACGCTGGAGCAGCAGGTACGGGACCTCACGGCTCGCCGGGAACGGCAGCTCCAGACCGCCTCCAACTACCGCAACTACGTCTCACAGCTGGAGAATCTTAAGGGCGTCACCTCCAACCTTGAGTCCCTATGGCATATGGATTGGTCCCGGTTCCGGTACGGCTACCTGCCCCGGGAGACCTACGACAGTTTCCACCATAGCCTGGAGGACGCCGACGACTTCCTCTTCTTCCCCACCAATGTGGAGAACAAGGTGGTCTACGCCGTCTACTTCACCACCAAGGCTCAGCACGACAAGGTGGATCGGCTCTTTAACTCCCTCCACTTCTCCCGCATCCATGTGGACGCCCAGGCCCATGGCTCCGCCGACGAGGCCATGGCTGACATGGCCCGTATGGCGGGCGAGGCCGAAACTGACGCAGACGAAGCCGAGCGCACGCTCCAGGCCCTCCGCTCCGCCGAGCACGACAAGCTGCTCTCGTCCTACTCTTACCTCCGCTACACCAACGACTCCTACGACCTGCGCCGCTTTGCAGCCCACTCGAAGGAGACTTTCTACCTCATGGGCTGGGTGCCGGAGACTGCGGCCGACACTGTGAAGAGGCGCCTGGCCGACTTCCCGGAGCTCTCCTGCGTGGTAGACAACGCCACCGACGCCCCCGGGGCAAAGCCCCCCACCAAGCTCAAAAACTCCTTCCTGGGCCGGACCTTCCAGCCCTTCCTGGAGATGTACGGCCTGCCCGCCTATAACGAGCTGGACCCCTCCATCTTCATGGCACTCACCTACTGCCTCTTCTTCGGCGTCATGTTCGGAGACGTGGGTCAGGGCTTGTGCCTCGCTCTCATCGGCATCGTCCTCGCCAAGTGGAAGAAGATGTGGCTTGGCAACATTATTGCCTGCTGCGGCCTCGCCGGCGCAGTGTTCGGCTGCGTGTACGGCAGCGTCTTTGGCCTTGAAGAGCTGCTCCCCGGCTTTAAGATCCTGGCTGAGGCGGAGCACTACGCCATCCCGGGCGTGAGCAACGTTCTGGTCCTCCTGGTCGCCTCCATCGCCGTGGGTGTGGTCATGCTGGCCTTTGTTATGCTCCTCAACGTCATTAACGGCGTCCGCCAGCACAACTTTGAGAAGATCTTCTTCGGCCAGAACGGCCTCGCGGGCATGGTGTTCTACATCGGCCTCATCGTCGCCGCCCTGTGCACCCTCTTCTTTGGCGTAAATCTCTTTGTCCCTGCTTACGTCCTGCCCGTGCTGGTCCTCCCCCTCGCCCTTATCCTCCTGAAGGAACCCCTTTCCCTCATGCTGGAGGGGAGCGACGAGTGGAAGGAGATCAAGATCGGTGCCCTCCTCTCCACCGGTTTCTTTGAGCTCTTTGAAACCCTGCTGAGCTACCTCACCAACACCCTCTCCTTCATGCGTGTGGGCGCTTACGCCATTACTCACGTGGGCCTCATGCTGGTGGTTCAGATGCTGGCCGGTATGGCCGGCGGTATGGGCAGCGTGGGCGGCATTATCGCCATGGTGGCGGGCAACATCTTTGTCATGGGCTTTGAAGGCCTGCTGGTTGGCATCCAGGTCCTGCGTCTCGAGTTCTACGAGCTGTTCGGCCGTTTCTACGACGACGGCGGCATCCCCTTCGTCCCCAAGGTCATCGACTACACCACCCGCGCCGCCTGA
- a CDS encoding ATP synthase subunit C, with translation MKFLVLFVATLAMLSPLFLAGIRKYTGKKAKRALVTNIVSFCSLFVIATILGFGGSAGAADLTVEAATASANGLMMGMKYIGAALAVGLSGIGGGLAVASSASAALGAISENDKAFGKALIFVGLAEGVALYGLIVALLLLFT, from the coding sequence ATGAAATTTCTCGTCCTATTTGTCGCCACACTGGCCATGCTTTCCCCCCTCTTCCTCGCGGGCATCCGTAAGTATACCGGTAAGAAGGCCAAGCGCGCCCTGGTCACCAACATTGTCTCCTTCTGCTCCCTCTTCGTGATCGCCACGATCCTGGGCTTTGGTGGCAGCGCCGGCGCCGCCGACCTCACCGTTGAGGCCGCCACCGCCTCCGCCAACGGCCTGATGATGGGCATGAAGTATATCGGCGCTGCCCTGGCCGTGGGCCTGAGCGGCATCGGCGGCGGTCTGGCTGTGGCCTCCTCCGCCTCCGCCGCTCTGGGCGCCATCAGCGAGAACGACAAGGCCTTCGGTAAGGCCCTGATCTTCGTCGGCCTTGCCGAGGGTGTCGCCCTGTACGGCCTGATCGTCGCCCTGCTCCTGCTGTTCACCTAA
- a CDS encoding ATP synthase, subunit F — translation MKYFVITDSTDTQTGLRLAGIDGVVVREEDAARDAVRDALADPSIGVLLVTEGLAALCSDLLAPVKMSSHTPLVVEIPDRHSQGRAPDSITRYIREAIGVKL, via the coding sequence ATGAAGTATTTTGTCATCACCGACAGCACCGACACCCAGACCGGCCTGCGCCTCGCGGGGATCGACGGCGTAGTGGTCCGCGAGGAGGACGCTGCCCGCGACGCGGTGCGCGACGCTCTGGCAGACCCCTCCATCGGCGTGCTACTGGTTACCGAGGGTCTGGCCGCTCTCTGCTCCGACCTGCTCGCCCCCGTGAAAATGAGCAGCCACACTCCCCTCGTGGTGGAGATCCCCGACCGCCACAGCCAGGGCCGTGCTCCCGATTCTATTACTCGTTATATCCGTGAGGCCATCGGCGTCAAACTGTAA
- a CDS encoding conserved hypothetical protein (Evidence 4 : Homologs of previously reported genes of unknown function): MSDLNTKIDRFAAAIVAEATADTDRALAELSQRRSAAYSAAEDRVLGDVYRYIHAEVARVKTEAGRQVSRHMLENKRTLYLRREEIAAEVCGEVRARLAAYTASPDYPRRMATLYADALAVLAGADEVRLFLRPADAALAAALTASHPQVKAQVLEGDFLLGGLIADAPALGKRVDATFDSSMEELSGHFAELFGLSLSGEMDEGGERA; this comes from the coding sequence ATGTCCGACCTGAATACTAAAATTGACCGTTTTGCCGCCGCCATCGTGGCCGAGGCGACCGCGGACACTGACCGCGCGCTGGCCGAGCTGTCCCAGCGCCGCTCCGCCGCCTACTCCGCTGCCGAGGACCGGGTCCTTGGCGACGTGTACCGCTACATTCATGCGGAGGTGGCCCGAGTCAAGACCGAGGCGGGCCGCCAGGTCTCCCGCCATATGCTGGAGAACAAGCGCACCCTCTACCTCCGCCGGGAGGAGATCGCGGCCGAGGTCTGCGGCGAGGTCCGCGCCCGTCTGGCGGCCTACACCGCCTCTCCCGACTACCCCCGGCGCATGGCCACCCTCTATGCCGACGCGCTGGCCGTCCTAGCCGGTGCCGACGAGGTGCGCCTTTTTCTCCGCCCCGCCGACGCGGCTCTGGCCGCCGCCCTCACCGCATCCCACCCCCAGGTGAAGGCTCAGGTTCTGGAGGGGGACTTCCTCCTGGGCGGACTGATCGCCGACGCGCCCGCCCTGGGCAAACGGGTGGACGCCACCTTTGACAGCTCCATGGAGGAACTGTCCGGCCACTTCGCGGAGCTCTTCGGGCTCTCGCTGTCTGGTGAGATGGACGAAGGAGGAGAGCGCGCATGA